The Sphingomonas sp. HF-S4 sequence CCTTTTGGTGGTTGTACGACCCTTCGAAGAAGGCTTCGACGCCGTCGGCCACTTCATAGCTCAGCCGGCCGAACACGCCCCAGCGATCGTCCTCGGGCATCAGGCCGATGCGGCGGCCAGAGTCATTGACCTGCCACGATCCGCCCTGAACGACGCTTGGATGCGAGGAGCCGCTCGCTCGGCTGAACGTCGGCGACTGGAGCACGCCATAGTCGAAGATGTTTACGCCGCCGCCCTGGCCGAAATACAGGCCGCGCAGCGTGTTCGCGGTGGTGCCGGCCGAGGCGGTGATCAGGCCGCCGGGCGTCGAATTCGCGGCGCCGACCTGGCGCAGCGTCGTGATATAGCGCGGCCGGTCGGTGCTGGCTGCGCGCCAGTTCGGATCCTCGACGCGGACATAGCCGGTATGGTTCCAGCCGCGATCGACCGCATCAATATCGAAGATGCCGTCCTGGTGCGCGATCTCGGCGTTGAACAGGATATGGCCGCGGCCGCCCGCGAACGACGTGCCGCCCGAGAGGCTGCCGGCATAGTTGAAGCCGTCGCCATAGGTGCTGACGCCGGTCTCGCCGGTGACGCGCAGCCCTTCGAGCTTCTTGTTGAGCACGAAATTGACCACGCCGCCGACCGCGTCCGAGCCATAAGCGGCTGAGGCGCCGCCGGTGACCACTTCGACGCGGTCGACCAGCCCCTGCGGGATCGTGTTGACGTCGACCCAGCCATAGATGGTCGAGCCGACCGAGCGGCGGCCGTCGAGCAGGACCAGCGTGCGGCCTTCGCCGAGGTTACGCAGGCTGAACGCGTTGATGCCGGCCGAGCCGTTCGACAGATTGAGGCGCGAATTCGCCGGCTTGGTCGAGCCGGCGAGCTGCGGCAGCTGGTTGACGAAGTCGGCGATATTGTTGGTCGGCGAGGTATTGTTGATGTCGTCGCGGGTCAGCACGGTGAGCGGCGTCGGGGCCTGAAAGCCGTCGCGGATGATGCGCGAGCCGGTGACGACCAATTCGTCGCTGCTCTGCGCGGCGGAGGCGGCTTCCTGCTCCTGCGGGACGGTGGTGCCGGTGCCTTCGGTCTGGGCGGCGGCGGGCAGTGCGGCGAGCGAGGCGAGGGCCAGCGCGGCCATGCTCGATACGCGTACAAGATGAGATTGCCGGCGTGGATACTTCATGTTTCCCCCCTGTGGGATAAATTCCGTTGCCGGCGGACCGGCCGTGAATGTCCTCCGCGACATTGCACCACATGCCACTGCGGCCTCTGTATGGACCCCATGCAGCATGTCGGAAACGAAGGTGCGCTGCGGTTTCGCGGAGCGTCAAGATGCCAGTGGCTTCTATGGCTTACCCACGCCATAGCCGCAGACTATGGGCGATGCCATAACCCTGGCCTATGGGCGGGCAAGGCCTTTGCCCTGCGAATGCGCGGCGGAGGGCGCTAGCCTCTGCGGAGCCGTAACAGCCAGGAAGCCTGCCCTATGTTCGACCGCCGTTCCTTCCTGCTCGGCTCGGTGGCGACGCTGGCGCTCGCCCCCGCCGCGGCGGCGCGGCTGCAATCGGGTGGCGGCGCGGCGCGGCAAAGCAGGGTGGCCGGGCTCGATGCGCCGATCGAGATCGTCGACGACGCGTACGGCGTGCCGCACATCCGCGCCGGCTCCATCCCCGATGCGTTCTTCGGCCAGGGCTATGTCGTCGCGCGCGACCGGCTGTTCCAGATCGACTTGTCGCACCGGCGCGAGATGGGGCGGCTGGCCGAGGTGTTCGGCGCCGATTTCGCCGAGCACGATGCGACGGCGCGGCTGTTCCACTATCGCGGCGATGTCGAGGCAGAGCTGCGCGCAGTGCCGGCGCAGGTGCTCGCCTGCGCGCGCGCCTATGTCGCGGGGATCAATGCGCGGATCGACGAAGTGCTCGCGGACCCCGCGCTGCTGCCGCTCGAATACGGCATTCTCGGCGTGGCGCCGCTGCGCTGGGCGCTGCGCGACCTGGTGATCGCGCGGGGCGCCGGAATCGACAATGCCGATGACGAGGTGCGCCGCGCGCAACTCGCCGCTTTGGGGCTGCTCGATCTCGATGCGATCATCGCGCCGCTGCGGCCGAGCTGGAAGATGACGGTGCCCGAGGGGCTCGATGCTTCGGCGGTGTCCGAGGACGATCTGGGGATGTTGCAACTGGGCGCGCTGCCGTTCAGCGCCGACACGCCGGTCGCCGATCCCGCGGCGGGGCCGGAGGCGCGCGCCAATGCCGGGAGCAACGCCTGGACGATCGCGCCGTCGCGCAGCGCCACGGGCCGCCCGATCCTTGCCAACGATCCGCATCTCGGCATCGGCAGCTTCGGCCCGCGGCACGTCGCGCATCTCAGCGCGCCGGGGCTCGACGTGATCGGCGGCGGCTCGCCGGGGCTGCCGGGGATCATGCAGGGGCACACCGATCGCTTCGCGTTCGGGCGGACCAACTTCCATATCGACCAGCTCGATCTGTTCGTGCTCGAACTGCATCCCGAGGATCCCGAGCGGTATCGGCACGAGGGGGCGTGGAAGGCGTTGCGGAAAGTCGAGGTGGCGATCCCGGTCAAGGGCGGCGCGCCGTACGTCACGACCCTGCGGTATTCGGTGCAGGGACCGCTGGTGTCGCACGACCCGGCGAAGCGGCGCGCGACTGCGGTGGCGTCGATCGGGATGCAGCCGGGCGGGCACGGCGCGTTCGCGATGATCGCGATCAACCTGGCGCAGGACTGGAAGAGTTTGAAGAAGGCCTTCCCGCTGCATCCTTCGCCGACCAATTTCCATTATGCCGATGTCGACGGCAATACCGGCTGGCAGGTGATCGGCTTCGCGCCGGTGCGCCGGAAAGGCGAGGGGCTGCTGCCGGTGCCCGGCGACGGGCGGTACGATTGGACCGGGATGCGCAACTTCACCGCGCTGCCCAGTGAATACAACCCGGCCAAGGGCTGGTTCGCCTCGGCCAACCAGAACAATTTGCCTGCCGACTGGCCGCGCGATCGTATCCCGGCCTTCTCGTTCCGCGATCCCTATCGCTACGAGCGGATCGTCGACGTGCTGTCGAAGCAGGAGCGGCACAGCCTCGACGACAGCGTGAAGCTGCACCACGATACGTTCTCGGAGCCGGCGCGGCAGCTGGTAGCGCTATTGCCGGCGCGGCCCTCGCCCGCCGGGGACATGCTGCGCGGCTGGGATTCGCGGATCGACGGCGCGAGCGGGGCGGCGGCGTTGTTCGAGATCCTGTGGCGCGAGCTCGGCAAGCGGATGCTCGCGGCGATCGTGCCGGCGCGCGCGGCACATCTGGTGCGCGATATCGCGCCGTCGGTGCTGCTCGGTCTGCTGGCGAAACCCGATGCGCGGCTGGGCGCGGACCCGGTGGTGGCGCGTGATGCGATGCTCGATGCGGCGCTCGCTGCGGCCTGGGCGTCGGCGCGCGAGCTGATGGGGAGCGATCCGGCGCAGTGGCGCTGGGACAAGCTCCATCAGGTTCGCATCCAGCACCCGCTGTCGCGCATCCCGGCGATCGCCAGGGCGTTCCCGCCGATCGAAGGCGCGGGTTCGGGCGGCGATTCCTACACGGTGATGGCGCGCTGGCTGGGCAGCGGCCCCGGCTGGCGGACCGGGGGTGGAGCGAGCTACCTCCAGGTGATCGACGTCGGCGCTTGGGACAATTCGTTGATGCTCAATTTGCCCGGCCAGTCGAACGACCCGCGCTCGCCGCACCACCGCGACCAGTATGCGCCGTGGATCGCCGGGGCGATGCAGCCGATGCTGTTCAGCAAGGCGGCGGTGGATGCGCGGGCGGCGGGGCGGACGCGGCTGGTGCCGAAGCGCTAAATTCCCCTCCCTGAAAGGGAGGGGAGGGCTACCCGTGCAGGTTCATCAGCGAATCCATCAGCCCGTCCTCGGCGCTTGAGCACACCCCCAGGATCACCGCCTCGTCGCAGCCTTCGCCGGTGACGTAGCCGTGGCCCATGTTCGAATCGATGTAGATCGATTCGCCGGCTTCCAGCGTCACCGGATCGTAGAATTCGGTGTGGACGGTGATGCTGCCGCTGACGACGTAGATGAACTCCTCGCCCGAATGGTGGACGAGTTCGCCGAACTCCTCGGCCGATTTGGCGCGAACGCGGGTGAGCACAGGGATCATCCGCTTCCGGCGCAACTCGGTGCAGAGGTAATAATAATCGTAATTGGCGGTGTTCACCCGCACCGCGCGATCGAGATCGCCGATGCTGCGGCGGGCAGTGACCGGCGCCTCGGCGGGCGAATCGTTCTCGGCGAACAGTTCGGACATGCGGATGTTGAGCCGCTGGCTGAGCTGGAGGAGCTTGTCATAGGTCAGGGTGAGCCGGTCGTGCTCGACCTTGGACAACGTCGACACCGGGATGCCGCTGCGCACGCTCATCTCCTTGAGCGTCCAGCTGTTCCGCGCGCGCAATTGGCGCAGCAGCGCACCCAGCGTCGGGTGTTCGGGCTTCAGCCGCGTCGCCATGGATATCCCCGGTTTGACATTTTTCCGAACAGGATCATTATGTCCCAATCAGGCGTAACTGGTTCATTCGGGATATAGCCTAGCCGCAGACGCAAACCGGCGCAATCGAGATGGCCGGGGCGGACGCGCAGGAAAGAGGGAAAACAGCGCGATGTGGAAACGTTCGCTTTCGGTGCTCGCGGCAGGATTGCTGGGGCTCGCTATCGGTGTGCCGGCCTTTACCCAGGCCCCCGCGCCGCTGACGCCCACGCCGCAGACCGCGGCGGCGGCCGTGCCGGCAAGCCCGGCGGGGACGGCGTCGCTCACCAAGACCGATGCCGATGCCTGGCTCGACGGCTTCATGCCCTATGCGCTCGCGCGCGGCGACGTTGCCGGTGCCGTGGTGGTGGTGGTCAAGGACGGCCAAGTGCTCACCCAGCGCGGCTTCGGCTATGCCGACGTCGCCAAGCGCAAGCAGGTCGATCCGGCCACTACCTTGTTCCGCCCGGGCTCGGTGTCCAAGCTCTATACCTGGACCGCAGTGATGCAGCAGGTCGAGGCGGGCAAGCTCAACCTCGACGCCGACATCAACCAGTATCTCGACTTCAAGATACCGCCCTATGACGGCAAGCCGATCACGCTGCGCCAGATCATGACGCACACCGCCGGCTTCGAGGAGATCATCAAGGGGCTGCTGAGCTTCGACAAGCCGGTCGCGCCGCTGGGCGAGGTGGTCAAGCATCGCATCCCCGAGCGGATCTACGCGCCGGGCACCACCCCGGCCTATTCGAACTACGCGACCGCGCTGGCCGGCTATATCGTCGAGCGCGTCTCGGGCACGCCGTTCGACGACTATGTCGAGCGCAACATCTTCGGCCGGCTCGGCATGCAATACGCCACCTTCCGCCAGCCGCTGCCGGCCAGGCTCAAGCCGTTCATGTCGCAGGGCTATGAGCTCGGCTCGGGCGAGGCCAAGAAATACGAAGAGATCGGCATGGCGCCGGCGGGCTCCTCGGC is a genomic window containing:
- a CDS encoding penicillin acylase family protein; the protein is MFDRRSFLLGSVATLALAPAAAARLQSGGGAARQSRVAGLDAPIEIVDDAYGVPHIRAGSIPDAFFGQGYVVARDRLFQIDLSHRREMGRLAEVFGADFAEHDATARLFHYRGDVEAELRAVPAQVLACARAYVAGINARIDEVLADPALLPLEYGILGVAPLRWALRDLVIARGAGIDNADDEVRRAQLAALGLLDLDAIIAPLRPSWKMTVPEGLDASAVSEDDLGMLQLGALPFSADTPVADPAAGPEARANAGSNAWTIAPSRSATGRPILANDPHLGIGSFGPRHVAHLSAPGLDVIGGGSPGLPGIMQGHTDRFAFGRTNFHIDQLDLFVLELHPEDPERYRHEGAWKALRKVEVAIPVKGGAPYVTTLRYSVQGPLVSHDPAKRRATAVASIGMQPGGHGAFAMIAINLAQDWKSLKKAFPLHPSPTNFHYADVDGNTGWQVIGFAPVRRKGEGLLPVPGDGRYDWTGMRNFTALPSEYNPAKGWFASANQNNLPADWPRDRIPAFSFRDPYRYERIVDVLSKQERHSLDDSVKLHHDTFSEPARQLVALLPARPSPAGDMLRGWDSRIDGASGAAALFEILWRELGKRMLAAIVPARAAHLVRDIAPSVLLGLLAKPDARLGADPVVARDAMLDAALAAAWASARELMGSDPAQWRWDKLHQVRIQHPLSRIPAIARAFPPIEGAGSGGDSYTVMARWLGSGPGWRTGGGASYLQVIDVGAWDNSLMLNLPGQSNDPRSPHHRDQYAPWIAGAMQPMLFSKAAVDARAAGRTRLVPKR
- a CDS encoding helix-turn-helix domain-containing protein, whose translation is MATRLKPEHPTLGALLRQLRARNSWTLKEMSVRSGIPVSTLSKVEHDRLTLTYDKLLQLSQRLNIRMSELFAENDSPAEAPVTARRSIGDLDRAVRVNTANYDYYYLCTELRRKRMIPVLTRVRAKSAEEFGELVHHSGEEFIYVVSGSITVHTEFYDPVTLEAGESIYIDSNMGHGYVTGEGCDEAVILGVCSSAEDGLMDSLMNLHG